A part of Acropora palmata chromosome 6, jaAcrPala1.3, whole genome shotgun sequence genomic DNA contains:
- the LOC141884995 gene encoding uncharacterized protein LOC141884995, whose amino-acid sequence MISYDIEHVTSSPHYPQSNGKAENAIKTAKNLLKKSKVAGTDFHLALLAWRNTPSEGLESSPAQRMFGRRTRTLIPTTSELLKPKIVEDVQGKLLKRKQLQAKHYNISVKELSPLRKGEIVRVKPTDRSGRWFKARVEHQVDVRSYEVRTEDGKIFRRNRRHLRNSKEPACVRVNPEPIHVPSQTHLPESLPIPKPSVSPLKTSAPMEVPPPKEPREMVGSKKPESSSQTGKMPEQSSPPKQVDRPVTRSGRMSRPPSYLKDFVVAK is encoded by the coding sequence ATGATAAGCTATGACATTGAACATGTTACCAGCTCCCCACATTACCCACAAAGTAATGGCAAAGCAGAAAACGCTATCAAGACAGCCAAAAATCTGCTAAAGAAATCCAAGGTTGCTGGAACAGACTTCCACCTAGCTCTGTTGGCCTGGAGAAATACACCCTCTGAAGGTTTAGAGAGTTCCCCCGCTCAAAGAATGTTTGGTCGCCGCACTAGGACACTGATTCCTACGACCAGTGAGCTTCTCAAACCCAAGATAGTCGAGGATGTCCAAGGAAAGctcctgaaaagaaaacaactgcaaGCCAAGCACTACAACATCAGTGTGAAGGAGCTTTCCCCCCTTCGCAAAGGAGAAATTGTGCGTGTAAAGCCTACCGATAGGTCTGGCAGATGGTTTAAAGCGCGTGTAGAGCACCAAGTAGATGTAAGATCATATGAAGTCAGGACGGAGGATGGAAAGATCTTTAGGAGAAACAGACGACATCTCAGAAACAGTAAGGAACCAGCATGCGTTAGAGTCAACCCGGAGCCCATCCACGTACCGAGTCAGACTCACCTGCCAGAAAGTCTCCCCATCCCCAAACCTAGCGTCAGTCCTCTGAAAACCAGTGCCCCTATGGAGGTACCACCGCCTAAGGAACCGAGAGAAATGGTTGGATCCAAGAAACCTGAGAGCAGTTCCCAGACTGGTAAAATGCCAGAGCAGTCCTCACCCCCCAAACAAGTTGATCGTCCAGTTACCCGGAGTGGCCGTATGTCCCGACCACCAAGTTACCTTAAGGACTTTGTTGTTGCCAAGTGA